The Melospiza georgiana isolate bMelGeo1 chromosome Z, bMelGeo1.pri, whole genome shotgun sequence genome contains a region encoding:
- the MACIR gene encoding macrophage immunometabolism regulator isoform X1, whose translation MEVDVTGESRTTLSTLSVPLAEVSSAARTEAEKPRCSSTPCSPLRRTVAGYQILHMDSNYLVGFTTGKELLKLAHKYIGSEENKGESGPNLGSRHLDSGLPRSSRLYKTRSKYFQPYEIPAVNGRRRRRMPSSGDKYNKALPYEPYKSLHGPLPLCLLKGKRAHSKSLDYLNLDKMSIKEPADTEVLQYQLQHLTLRGDRMFSRNST comes from the coding sequence ATGGAAGTTGATGTGACTGGAGAGTCCAGAACTACCCTCTCCACCCTCTCTGTGCCTCTTGCAGAGGTGAGTTCTGCAGCCAGGacagaagcagaaaagccaCGCTGTTCCAGCACCCCCTGCTCACCATTGAGGCGGACAGTTGCAGGATATCAGATCCTTCACATGGATTCTAACTACCTGGTTGGCTTCACAACTGGAAAGGAACTGCTAAAATTAGCCCATAAGTATATTGGAAGTGAAGAGAATAAAGGAGAATCTGGTCCTAACTTGGGCTCCAGACATCTTGATTCAGGACTTCCACGTTCCTCGCGTTTGTACAAAACTAGAAGTAAGTACTTCCAGCCCTATGAGATCCCAGCAGTAaatggaaggaggaggagacggatgcccagctctggggataAATACAATAAAGCTTTACCATATGAACCTTACAAATCACTTCATGGTCCCCTGCCACTCTGCCTTTTGAAAGGTAAAAGGGCTCATTCAAAATCCCTAGACTACCTCAATTTAGACAAAATGAGCATTAAGGAACCTGCTGACACAGAAGTGCTACAATACCAGCTCCAACACCTTACTCTTAGAGGGGATCGTATGTTTTCAAGGAATAGCACATGA
- the MACIR gene encoding macrophage immunometabolism regulator isoform X2 has protein sequence MAWMYGTEPPPRSALSPAPGGPWEPERPARRPRQLLSRGPRALGPQEQSFVFKMEVDVTGESRTTLSTLSVPLAEVSSAARTEAEKPRCSSTPCSPLRRTVAGYQILHMDSNYLVGFTTGKELLKLAHKYIGSEENKGESGPNLGSRHLDSGLPRSSRLYKTRSKYFQPYEIPAVNGRRRRRMPSSGDKYNKALPYEPYKSLHGPLPLCLLKGKRAHSKSLDYLNLDKMSIKEPADTEVLQYQLQHLTLRGDRMFSRNST, from the exons ATGGCCTGGATGTACGGCACGGAGCCGCCGCCACGCTCCGCCCTCAGCCCGGCGCCGGGCGGGCCCTGGGAACCGGAGCGCCCCGCGCGCCGCCCCCGGCAGCTGCTGTCGCGCGGACCCCGCGCGCTGGGCC CTCAG gagCAAAGCTTTGTGTTTAAAATGGAAGTTGATGTGACTGGAGAGTCCAGAACTACCCTCTCCACCCTCTCTGTGCCTCTTGCAGAGGTGAGTTCTGCAGCCAGGacagaagcagaaaagccaCGCTGTTCCAGCACCCCCTGCTCACCATTGAGGCGGACAGTTGCAGGATATCAGATCCTTCACATGGATTCTAACTACCTGGTTGGCTTCACAACTGGAAAGGAACTGCTAAAATTAGCCCATAAGTATATTGGAAGTGAAGAGAATAAAGGAGAATCTGGTCCTAACTTGGGCTCCAGACATCTTGATTCAGGACTTCCACGTTCCTCGCGTTTGTACAAAACTAGAAGTAAGTACTTCCAGCCCTATGAGATCCCAGCAGTAaatggaaggaggaggagacggatgcccagctctggggataAATACAATAAAGCTTTACCATATGAACCTTACAAATCACTTCATGGTCCCCTGCCACTCTGCCTTTTGAAAGGTAAAAGGGCTCATTCAAAATCCCTAGACTACCTCAATTTAGACAAAATGAGCATTAAGGAACCTGCTGACACAGAAGTGCTACAATACCAGCTCCAACACCTTACTCTTAGAGGGGATCGTATGTTTTCAAGGAATAGCACATGA